A stretch of Lysobacter sp. K5869 DNA encodes these proteins:
- the msrA gene encoding peptide-methionine (S)-S-oxide reductase MsrA: MPGIGAFKQRMPQREDALPGRDTPMPLHNAHYVSGAKLRDAYPGLARVQFGLGCFWGAERKFWSLPGVAVTAVGYSGGYTPNPTYREVCSGQTGHAETVLVVYDPAKIAFADLLKTFWESHDPTQGMRQGNDAGTQYRSAIYCEDDAQYRAALSSRDAFQAKLREAGFGEITTEITAPPAPEFYYAEDDHQQYLAKNPMGYCGLGGTGVSCPIGVV; encoded by the coding sequence ATCCCCGGTATTGGCGCGTTCAAGCAGCGCATGCCGCAGCGCGAAGACGCGCTGCCCGGCCGCGACACGCCGATGCCCCTGCACAACGCCCACTACGTCAGCGGCGCCAAGCTGCGCGACGCGTATCCGGGGCTGGCGCGGGTGCAGTTCGGCCTGGGCTGTTTCTGGGGCGCCGAACGCAAGTTTTGGTCGCTGCCGGGCGTGGCGGTCACCGCGGTCGGCTATTCGGGCGGCTACACGCCGAACCCGACCTATCGCGAAGTCTGCAGCGGCCAAACCGGCCACGCCGAAACGGTGTTGGTGGTGTACGACCCGGCCAAGATCGCCTTCGCGGATCTGCTCAAGACTTTCTGGGAAAGCCACGACCCGACCCAGGGCATGCGCCAGGGCAACGACGCCGGCACTCAGTACCGCTCGGCGATCTATTGCGAGGACGACGCTCAGTACCGCGCCGCGCTGAGCAGCCGCGATGCGTTCCAGGCCAAGTTGCGCGAGGCCGGCTTCGGCGAGATCACCACCGAAATCACCGCGCCGCCCGCGCCGGAGTTCTACTACGCCGAGGACGATCACCAGCAGTATCTGGCGAAGAATCCGATGGGGTATTGCGGCTTGGGCGGGACGGGAGTCAGTTGTCCGATCGGTGTGGTGTGA
- a CDS encoding peroxiredoxin, producing the protein MLSIGEKFPKFKVKATVGIDNLDTAFADIDNDTYKGKWLLVFFYPKDFTFVCPTEIKGFGDLNQQFLDRDCQVLAASTDSEFVHLAWRKDHKDLRDLPFPMLADIKKDLTSALGILSEDGVAQRATFLVDPDGIIRFVYVTDGSVGRNPQEVLRVLDALQTDELCPCNWNQGDNTLKVA; encoded by the coding sequence ATGCTTTCGATCGGCGAGAAGTTCCCGAAATTCAAGGTCAAGGCCACCGTCGGCATCGACAACCTCGACACCGCCTTCGCGGACATCGACAACGACACCTACAAGGGCAAGTGGCTGCTGGTGTTCTTCTACCCGAAGGACTTCACCTTCGTCTGCCCGACCGAGATCAAGGGCTTCGGCGACCTGAACCAGCAGTTCCTGGACCGCGATTGCCAGGTGCTGGCCGCGTCCACCGACAGCGAGTTCGTCCACCTGGCGTGGCGCAAGGACCATAAGGACCTGCGCGACCTGCCGTTCCCCATGCTGGCCGACATCAAGAAGGACCTGACCTCGGCCCTGGGCATCCTCAGCGAAGACGGCGTCGCCCAGCGCGCCACCTTCCTGGTCGACCCGGACGGTATCATCCGCTTCGTCTACGTCACCGACGGTTCGGTCGGCCGCAACCCGCAGGAAGTGCTGCGCGTGCTCGACGCGCTGCAGACCGACGAGCTGTGCCCGTGCAACTGGAACCAGGGCGACAACACCCTGAAGGTCGCTTAA
- a CDS encoding adenine phosphoribosyltransferase: MNDSLVPIQRLIRSVADFPKPGVTFRDVTPLLADAGGFARCIDALAEPWQGSGVQAVCGIESRGFIFGAALAQKLHAGFVPLRKPGKLPPPLVTVEYELEYGRDSLQARSDALKPGERTLIVDDVLATGGTLAAARELVERLDAVLVGASVLIELPGLNGRSRWSGEAPVHSLLRY, translated from the coding sequence ATGAACGATTCTCTCGTCCCGATCCAGCGCCTGATCCGCAGCGTCGCGGATTTCCCCAAGCCCGGCGTGACCTTCCGCGACGTCACCCCGCTGCTCGCCGACGCCGGCGGCTTCGCCCGCTGCATCGACGCGCTGGCCGAGCCCTGGCAGGGCAGCGGCGTGCAGGCGGTGTGCGGGATCGAATCGCGCGGCTTCATCTTCGGCGCGGCGCTGGCGCAGAAGCTGCACGCCGGCTTCGTGCCGCTGCGCAAGCCGGGCAAGCTGCCGCCGCCGCTGGTGACGGTGGAGTACGAACTGGAATACGGCCGCGACTCGCTGCAGGCGCGCAGCGATGCGCTCAAGCCCGGCGAACGCACTTTGATCGTCGACGACGTGCTGGCGACCGGCGGCACCTTGGCGGCGGCGCGCGAGTTGGTGGAGCGGTTGGACGCGGTGTTGGTCGGCGCGAGCGTGTTGATCGAATTGCCGGGGTTGAACGGGCGCTCGCGCTGGAGCGGCGAGGCGCCGGTGCATTCGTTGTTGCGGTACTGA
- a CDS encoding peptide-N4-asparagine amidase has product MPARPASRPNARPRHASARLSALALALLCAHAAPALAADEFGTDWDDPRTADPPVARPDTRSCSVPILDTAFADFDWHLGQIAPPAACPGPWSKVVLEMDGQVKGVQYDRLGHLEIAGVTVFSTSTPEPSREGIGWHVEKDITGYAALLKTPQQVRMALGNVVNDTYTGVIYVQARVVFYNADRRHPAADSADAVAPLANARRDGGDLVGDYTLPANATRWAGEVYATGSGGGCEEFWYFTAPPEANYSCPAQHGPYREVQVLIDGRVAGIAMPYPHIYTGGWSNPFLWYVLPAPRAFNIEPIRYDLTPFIGAVNDGRAHEVRFRVANLPDGASGWTLQPNLQAWTDARRGATGGRLLSYELTPLAARSTYSALGDGTFQVDTRGGHRLRASGYVDTSKGREYTTVERIVGNTGLHSWGAEENPDGIKAQWNDTQTVRRLGRGLPTVSTQAQRFGFDGAIRVAPSGSAQRIVTTMKIFDHADTLQTPGRGQPALAHVERNTFEGEAGWNYGVPRPERHATGHSVQRHRSYGTQGCYDREISQRNGFIDSDRYRCGEP; this is encoded by the coding sequence ATGCCCGCACGCCCCGCTTCCCGCCCCAACGCGCGCCCGCGCCACGCCAGCGCGCGCCTGTCCGCCCTCGCCCTCGCGCTGCTGTGCGCGCACGCCGCGCCCGCGCTGGCCGCCGACGAATTCGGCACGGACTGGGACGACCCGCGCACCGCCGATCCGCCGGTGGCGCGGCCGGACACGCGCAGCTGCAGCGTGCCGATCCTCGATACCGCGTTCGCCGATTTCGACTGGCATCTGGGCCAGATCGCGCCGCCGGCCGCCTGCCCTGGGCCGTGGAGCAAGGTGGTGCTGGAGATGGACGGGCAAGTCAAAGGCGTGCAGTACGACCGCCTCGGCCATCTGGAAATCGCCGGCGTCACTGTGTTTTCGACCAGCACGCCGGAGCCCTCGCGCGAGGGCATCGGCTGGCATGTGGAGAAGGACATCACCGGCTACGCCGCGTTGCTGAAGACGCCGCAGCAGGTGCGCATGGCGCTGGGCAACGTGGTCAACGACACCTACACCGGGGTGATCTACGTGCAAGCGCGGGTGGTGTTCTACAACGCCGACCGCCGCCACCCCGCCGCCGACAGCGCCGACGCGGTCGCGCCGTTGGCCAACGCGCGCCGCGACGGCGGCGATCTGGTCGGCGACTACACCTTGCCGGCCAACGCCACGCGCTGGGCCGGCGAGGTCTACGCGACCGGCTCGGGCGGCGGTTGCGAGGAATTCTGGTACTTCACCGCGCCGCCGGAAGCCAACTATTCCTGCCCCGCGCAGCACGGGCCTTATCGCGAAGTGCAGGTGCTGATCGACGGCCGCGTCGCCGGCATCGCCATGCCGTATCCGCACATCTACACCGGCGGCTGGTCGAATCCGTTCCTGTGGTACGTGCTGCCGGCGCCGCGCGCGTTCAACATCGAACCGATCCGTTACGACCTCACGCCCTTCATCGGCGCGGTCAACGACGGCCGCGCGCACGAGGTGCGCTTCCGCGTCGCCAACCTGCCCGACGGCGCGTCCGGCTGGACCTTGCAGCCGAATCTGCAGGCCTGGACCGACGCGCGCCGCGGCGCCACCGGCGGGCGGCTGCTGAGCTACGAACTGACGCCGCTGGCGGCGCGGTCGACGTACAGCGCGCTCGGCGACGGCACGTTCCAGGTCGATACCCGCGGCGGGCATCGTTTGCGCGCGAGCGGTTACGTCGATACGTCCAAGGGCCGCGAATACACCACGGTCGAGCGCATCGTCGGCAACACCGGCCTGCACAGTTGGGGCGCCGAGGAAAATCCCGACGGGATCAAGGCGCAATGGAACGACACCCAGACCGTCCGCCGCCTCGGCCGCGGGCTGCCGACGGTGTCGACCCAGGCCCAGCGCTTCGGCTTCGACGGCGCGATCCGCGTGGCGCCCTCGGGCAGCGCGCAGCGCATCGTCACCACGATGAAGATCTTCGACCACGCCGACACGCTGCAGACGCCGGGTCGTGGGCAGCCGGCGCTGGCGCACGTCGAGCGCAACACCTTCGAGGGCGAAGCCGGGTGGAATTACGGCGTGCCGCGGCCGGAGCGGCATGCGACGGGTCATTCGGTGCAGCGCCATCGCAGCTACGGGACGCAGGGGTGCTACGACCGCGAGATTTCGCAGCGCAACGGGTTCATCGACAGCGATCGGTATCGTTGCGGCGAGCCGTAA
- the prmC gene encoding peptide chain release factor N(5)-glutamine methyltransferase codes for MTSHADSDPAPRVDALLRAARARIEPAEAELLLAHALGRSRSWLFAHDDHAVEAEARARFAELLERRAAGEPVAYLLGRRGFWRFDLRVSPATLIPRPETERLVELALERLPAQDAPRIADLGTGSGAIALALAAERPRARVLAVDLSADALDIARANAAELGLGNVEFRLGDWFAPLRGERFDLIASNPPYIEADDPHLAQGDLRFEPTSALASGADGLDAIRVIAREGLEHLNPGGWLLIEHGWEQGEAVRALLRAAGWVEVATELDWEQRDRVTLGRSPG; via the coding sequence ATGACTTCCCACGCCGATTCCGACCCCGCACCGCGCGTGGACGCGCTGCTGCGCGCCGCGCGCGCGCGCATCGAGCCGGCCGAGGCCGAACTGCTGCTGGCGCACGCGCTCGGCCGCTCGCGCAGCTGGCTGTTCGCCCACGACGACCACGCGGTCGAAGCCGAAGCGCGCGCGCGTTTCGCCGAACTGCTCGAACGCCGCGCCGCCGGCGAACCGGTGGCCTATCTGCTCGGCCGCCGCGGGTTCTGGCGCTTCGATCTGCGGGTGAGCCCGGCGACGCTGATTCCGCGCCCGGAAACCGAGCGGCTGGTCGAACTCGCGCTCGAACGCTTGCCGGCGCAGGACGCGCCGCGCATCGCCGACTTGGGCACCGGCAGCGGCGCGATCGCGCTGGCGCTGGCCGCCGAGCGGCCGCGCGCGCGGGTGCTGGCGGTGGACCTCAGCGCCGACGCGCTCGACATCGCGCGCGCCAACGCCGCCGAGTTGGGCTTGGGCAACGTCGAATTCCGCCTCGGCGATTGGTTCGCGCCGCTGCGCGGCGAGCGCTTCGATCTGATCGCGAGCAACCCGCCGTACATCGAAGCGGACGATCCGCATCTGGCCCAAGGCGATCTGCGCTTCGAGCCGACCAGCGCGCTGGCCTCCGGCGCCGACGGGCTCGACGCGATCCGGGTGATCGCGCGCGAAGGGCTGGAGCACCTGAATCCCGGCGGCTGGCTGCTGATCGAACACGGCTGGGAACAGGGCGAGGCGGTGCGCGCGCTGCTGCGGGCGGCCGGATGGGTCGAGGTCGCGACCGAACTCGACTGGGAACAGCGCGACCGCGTCACCTTGGGTCGTTCGCCGGGCTGA
- a CDS encoding carboxymuconolactone decarboxylase family protein translates to MSLTDLRNALPDYAKDLKLNLDSVLSDAGAQGLDAKQIRAIALSCAIASRYKPLTEAIEAFAAEKLSPEEIAGAKAAAAVMGMNNIYYRATHLIQNEEYGQLRAGLRMNVMANPGIDKMTFELASLAVSAINGCGACMDSHEKVLRKHEISAQGVQSSLKIAAVVHAVAVALEQA, encoded by the coding sequence ATGAGCCTCACCGATCTTCGCAACGCGCTTCCCGATTACGCCAAGGACCTCAAGCTCAACCTCGACAGCGTGCTCAGCGACGCCGGCGCGCAGGGTTTGGACGCCAAGCAGATCCGCGCCATCGCCCTGTCGTGCGCGATCGCCTCGCGCTACAAGCCGCTGACCGAAGCGATCGAAGCCTTCGCCGCCGAGAAGCTCTCGCCCGAGGAAATCGCCGGCGCCAAGGCCGCCGCCGCGGTGATGGGCATGAACAACATCTATTACCGCGCCACCCACCTGATCCAGAACGAAGAGTACGGCCAGCTGCGCGCCGGCCTGCGCATGAACGTCATGGCCAACCCGGGCATCGACAAGATGACCTTCGAGCTGGCCTCGCTGGCGGTGTCGGCGATCAACGGCTGCGGCGCTTGCATGGACTCGCACGAGAAGGTGCTGCGCAAGCACGAGATCAGCGCGCAGGGCGTGCAGAGCTCGCTCAAGATCGCCGCGGTGGTGCACGCGGTGGCGGTGGCGCTCGAGCAGGCTTGA
- a CDS encoding DMT family transporter, giving the protein MNASSVSASSASNNGPLLQMLIGASVISSSAVFVRWVGIGPGASAFWRMALAAVILLVLLGQPWRPGRLRAWRPQPRVLALVMLGAVFLAFDLWMWHRSIVYVGVGLSTLLANFQVFVLAGAGALFLGERAGWKLWVGLSLGLVGLALLLAPGWEHMDSRFRLGVAFGLAAALAYGGFLLAFRAAQARRGGTPNEALQWWLCLGCVLVLGLTVPLGGEDMWPHTAHDWLILTAYAAIAQVLGWLVIGRAMPLLPAGIVGLCLLLQPLLAYVWDVLIFHKQLGGLELLGIALSLAGIFLGLARGDQPLFARKTG; this is encoded by the coding sequence ATGAACGCCTCGTCGGTGTCCGCTTCGTCCGCGTCCAACAACGGGCCGCTGCTGCAAATGCTGATCGGCGCCAGCGTCATCAGCAGCTCGGCGGTGTTCGTGCGCTGGGTCGGGATCGGCCCGGGCGCTTCGGCGTTCTGGCGCATGGCCCTGGCCGCGGTGATCCTGCTGGTGCTGCTGGGCCAGCCGTGGCGGCCCGGGCGCTTGCGCGCATGGCGGCCGCAGCCGCGGGTGCTCGCGCTGGTGATGCTGGGCGCGGTGTTCCTGGCCTTCGACCTGTGGATGTGGCACCGCTCCATCGTCTACGTCGGCGTCGGCCTGTCGACCTTGCTGGCGAATTTCCAGGTGTTCGTGCTGGCCGGCGCGGGCGCGCTGTTCCTCGGCGAGCGCGCCGGCTGGAAGCTGTGGGTCGGCCTGAGCCTGGGCCTGGTCGGGCTGGCGCTGTTGCTGGCGCCGGGCTGGGAGCACATGGATTCGCGCTTCCGCCTCGGCGTCGCCTTCGGTCTGGCCGCGGCGCTGGCCTACGGCGGCTTCCTGCTGGCGTTCCGCGCCGCCCAGGCGCGCCGCGGCGGCACCCCGAACGAGGCGCTGCAGTGGTGGCTGTGCCTGGGCTGCGTGCTGGTGCTCGGCCTGACCGTGCCGCTCGGCGGCGAGGACATGTGGCCGCACACCGCCCACGACTGGCTGATCCTGACCGCCTACGCCGCCATCGCCCAGGTGCTGGGCTGGCTGGTGATCGGCCGGGCGATGCCGCTGCTGCCGGCCGGCATCGTCGGCCTGTGCCTGCTGCTGCAGCCGTTGCTGGCCTATGTCTGGGACGTGCTGATCTTCCATAAGCAGCTCGGCGGGCTGGAACTGCTGGGCATCGCGCTGTCGCTGGCCGGCATCTTCCTCGGCCTGGCGCGCGGCGATCAGCCGCTGTTCGCGCGCAAAACCGGCTGA
- the oxyR gene encoding DNA-binding transcriptional regulator OxyR, translating to MNLRDLKYLVALADHKHFGRAAAASFVSQPTLSTQIKKLEDELGVSLVERAPRRVMLTPVGRDIAERARKVIADVEQMSEIARRSQDPEAGTVRLGLFPTLGPYLLPHVVPNLRKRFPRLELLLVEEKTDQILARLRDGRLDAGLLALPIHDDQLHVEPLFDEPFILAVPQQHPMAARDTLDLHDLDDQHLLLLEEGHCLRDQALDVCRLAGADERDGFRATSLETLRQMVAAGVGITLLPTLAVQPPVPNSPDIRLLRFSGTPPHRQIGMLWRRSSAMSEFLMQLADELRKLPAALLQPPGGGAESKRKPAAGAR from the coding sequence ATGAACCTTCGAGACCTCAAATATCTGGTCGCCCTCGCCGATCACAAGCACTTCGGCCGCGCCGCCGCGGCCAGCTTCGTGAGCCAGCCCACGCTTTCGACCCAGATCAAGAAGCTCGAGGACGAACTCGGCGTGTCCCTGGTCGAGCGCGCGCCGCGGCGAGTGATGCTGACCCCGGTCGGCCGCGACATCGCCGAACGCGCGCGCAAGGTCATCGCCGATGTCGAGCAGATGAGCGAGATCGCGCGCCGCAGCCAGGACCCGGAGGCCGGCACCGTGCGCCTGGGTTTGTTCCCCACGCTCGGCCCGTATCTGCTGCCGCACGTGGTGCCGAACCTGCGCAAGCGCTTCCCGCGTTTGGAACTGCTGCTGGTCGAGGAAAAAACCGACCAGATCCTCGCCCGCCTGCGCGACGGCCGCCTCGACGCCGGCCTGCTGGCGCTGCCGATCCACGACGATCAACTGCACGTCGAGCCGCTGTTCGACGAGCCCTTCATCCTGGCGGTGCCGCAGCAGCATCCGATGGCCGCGCGCGACACCCTGGACCTGCACGATCTCGACGATCAGCACCTGCTGCTGCTCGAAGAAGGCCACTGCCTGCGCGATCAGGCGCTCGACGTGTGCCGTCTGGCCGGCGCCGACGAGCGCGACGGGTTCCGCGCCACCAGCCTGGAAACGCTGCGGCAGATGGTCGCCGCCGGCGTCGGCATCACCTTGCTGCCCACGCTCGCGGTGCAGCCGCCGGTGCCGAACTCGCCCGACATCCGCTTGCTGCGTTTCAGCGGCACGCCGCCGCACCGGCAGATCGGCATGCTGTGGCGGCGCAGCTCGGCGATGTCGGAGTTCCTGATGCAGTTGGCCGACGAACTGCGCAAGCTGCCCGCGGCGCTGCTGCAGCCGCCGGGCGGCGGCGCGGAGAGCAAGCGCAAGCCGGCCGCGGGCGCGCGGTGA
- a CDS encoding DJ-1/PfpI family protein — MTQRIVLLMIDRPADWEYGPLAGAAHAWFGIDVVSASLDAAPLTTMGGLSLQPQRRLDELSVDDAELWVVPGSPLWDEAPAPAPIVQALRERAARGRAIAGICGGTRALAAAGLLNERAHTSNEPGYLDAVPGYNGQAHYREQACVSADGIVTAPGTSPVSFAEACLRLVVPERAEGIAQMHGMFAREFV, encoded by the coding sequence ATGACCCAGCGCATCGTCTTGCTGATGATCGACCGCCCCGCCGATTGGGAATACGGCCCGCTGGCCGGCGCCGCGCACGCGTGGTTCGGCATCGACGTGGTCAGCGCCAGCCTCGACGCGGCGCCGTTGACCACGATGGGCGGACTGAGCCTGCAACCGCAGCGCCGCCTCGACGAACTGTCCGTCGACGACGCCGAACTGTGGGTCGTGCCCGGCAGCCCGCTGTGGGACGAAGCGCCCGCGCCGGCGCCGATCGTGCAGGCCTTGCGCGAACGCGCCGCGCGCGGCCGCGCCATCGCCGGCATCTGCGGCGGCACCCGCGCGCTGGCCGCGGCCGGCCTGTTGAACGAACGCGCGCACACCAGCAACGAACCCGGCTATCTCGACGCGGTGCCCGGCTATAACGGGCAAGCGCATTACCGCGAGCAGGCCTGCGTCAGCGCCGACGGCATCGTGACCGCTCCGGGCACCTCGCCGGTGTCGTTCGCCGAAGCGTGTCTGCGTTTGGTGGTGCCGGAGCGGGCCGAGGGGATCGCGCAGATGCACGGGATGTTCGCGCGCGAGTTTGTTTGA
- the pip gene encoding prolyl aminopeptidase, protein MRTLYPELEPFDTGTIQVDDRHTLYYEQCGNPEGKPVVLLHGGPGGGCSAKMRRFHDPAKYRIVLFDQRGSGRSTPHADLVDNTTWDLVADIEKLRVKLGVERWQVFGGSWGSTLALAYAQTHPQRVTELVLRGIFMLRRWELEWFYQEGASRLFPDAWEHYVNAIPPVERHDLISAFHRRLTSDDETTRLDAARAWSVWEGATSFLHVDDDFVSGHEDAKFALAFARIENHYFVNGGFFEVEDQLLRDAHKIADIPGAIVHGRYDVVCPVQNAWELKKAWPKAELAITPASGHSAFEAENIDALVRATDRFA, encoded by the coding sequence ATGCGCACGCTCTATCCCGAACTCGAACCCTTCGACACCGGCACGATCCAGGTCGACGACCGCCACACGCTCTATTACGAGCAGTGCGGCAACCCCGAGGGCAAGCCGGTGGTGCTGCTGCACGGCGGGCCCGGCGGCGGCTGCAGCGCCAAGATGCGCCGCTTCCACGATCCGGCCAAGTACCGCATCGTGCTGTTCGATCAGCGCGGCAGCGGGCGTTCGACGCCGCACGCGGATCTGGTCGACAACACCACCTGGGATCTGGTCGCCGATATCGAGAAGCTGCGGGTCAAGCTCGGCGTCGAGCGTTGGCAGGTGTTCGGCGGCTCGTGGGGCTCGACCCTGGCGCTGGCCTATGCGCAGACGCATCCGCAGCGCGTGACCGAGCTCGTCCTGCGCGGCATCTTCATGCTGCGCCGCTGGGAACTGGAGTGGTTCTACCAGGAAGGCGCCTCGCGCCTGTTCCCCGACGCATGGGAGCATTACGTCAACGCGATTCCGCCGGTCGAGCGCCACGACCTGATCAGCGCGTTCCACCGCCGCCTCACCAGCGACGACGAGACCACCCGCCTGGACGCCGCGCGCGCCTGGAGCGTGTGGGAAGGCGCGACCAGCTTCCTGCACGTGGACGACGATTTCGTCAGCGGCCACGAGGACGCCAAGTTCGCGCTCGCGTTCGCGCGCATCGAGAACCATTACTTCGTCAACGGCGGCTTCTTCGAGGTCGAGGATCAGCTGCTGCGCGACGCGCACAAGATCGCCGACATTCCGGGCGCGATCGTGCACGGCCGTTACGACGTGGTCTGCCCGGTGCAAAACGCGTGGGAGCTGAAGAAGGCCTGGCCGAAGGCCGAGCTGGCGATCACCCCGGCCTCCGGGCATTCGGCGTTCGAAGCCGAGAACATCGACGCCTTGGTGCGGGCGACGGATCGGTTCGCCTGA
- a CDS encoding PKD domain-containing protein yields MTVPSQPSASTSSTPALRRLVPAFAALALACAAPAAVGAESAIFGGGPFYSGGQTVINDLKASGFTTVFLWSIHIEDNGDLVYNDIPVVKNGAYAGADADWPARLASLKTAPTSVKRVEVSIGAWGVPDFERMAKLANGTAAGCGTTIVCGTGSTSILYRNFQALKTATGADAVNFDDESYYNVADTTTFGNMLVGLGYKITFAPYTNQSFWKGVKDNLGASVDRIYLQVYDGGAGNDPANWNTAMGMTVMPGLWTKHGTGCSAGDSPTSVNTRMAGWKTSAGIGGGFLWLYDDIQKCWSQGTSAQYAAAINNALSGNTAPVANFGVSVSGLTATFSDSSSDADGSIASRSWNFGDSSTSTATNPSHTYAAAGNYSVSLTVTDNGGATNTKTTTVSVGSGNANLALNKPTTSSTACNANESGAKAVNGSVSGGTTDKFCSLASPAWLQVDLGSAQTVSSFTVKHAGAGGESASWNSKAFTIQTSTNGSTWSTPVSVTANTGNTSTHAITATSARYIKLNVTTPTQNTDPATRIYEFEVR; encoded by the coding sequence ATGACCGTGCCGAGCCAGCCTTCCGCTTCCACCTCTTCGACGCCGGCCCTACGCCGCCTCGTCCCGGCGTTCGCCGCGCTCGCCCTGGCCTGCGCCGCGCCGGCCGCGGTCGGCGCCGAATCGGCGATCTTCGGCGGCGGCCCGTTCTATTCCGGCGGCCAGACGGTCATCAACGACCTCAAGGCCTCCGGCTTCACCACCGTGTTCCTGTGGAGCATCCACATCGAGGACAACGGCGATCTGGTCTACAACGACATCCCCGTGGTCAAGAACGGCGCGTATGCCGGCGCCGATGCCGATTGGCCGGCGCGGCTGGCCTCGCTGAAGACCGCGCCGACCTCGGTCAAGCGCGTGGAAGTGTCCATCGGCGCCTGGGGCGTGCCCGACTTCGAGCGCATGGCCAAGCTCGCCAACGGCACCGCCGCCGGCTGCGGCACGACCATCGTCTGCGGCACCGGCAGCACCAGCATCCTGTACCGCAACTTCCAGGCGCTCAAGACCGCCACCGGCGCCGACGCGGTCAACTTCGACGACGAGAGCTATTACAACGTCGCCGACACCACCACCTTCGGCAACATGCTGGTCGGGCTGGGCTACAAGATCACCTTCGCGCCGTACACCAACCAGAGCTTCTGGAAGGGCGTGAAGGACAACCTCGGCGCCTCGGTCGACCGCATCTACCTGCAGGTCTACGACGGCGGCGCCGGCAACGATCCGGCCAACTGGAACACCGCGATGGGCATGACCGTCATGCCCGGCCTGTGGACCAAGCACGGCACCGGCTGCAGCGCCGGCGACAGCCCGACCTCGGTCAACACGCGCATGGCCGGCTGGAAGACCAGCGCCGGCATCGGCGGCGGTTTCCTGTGGCTGTACGACGACATCCAGAAGTGCTGGTCGCAGGGCACCAGCGCGCAGTACGCGGCGGCGATCAACAACGCGCTCAGCGGCAACACCGCGCCGGTCGCCAACTTCGGCGTCAGCGTCAGCGGCCTCACCGCGACCTTCAGCGATTCCTCCAGCGACGCCGACGGCAGCATCGCCTCGCGCAGTTGGAACTTCGGCGACAGCTCGACCTCGACCGCGACCAACCCGTCGCACACCTACGCCGCGGCCGGCAATTACAGCGTCAGCCTGACCGTCACCGACAACGGCGGCGCGACCAACACCAAGACCACCACGGTGTCGGTGGGCTCGGGCAACGCCAACCTCGCGCTCAACAAGCCCACCACCAGTTCGACCGCGTGCAACGCCAACGAAAGCGGGGCCAAGGCGGTCAACGGCAGCGTGTCGGGCGGCACCACCGACAAATTCTGCTCGCTGGCCTCGCCGGCATGGCTGCAGGTGGATCTGGGCTCGGCGCAGACGGTCAGCAGCTTCACGGTCAAACACGCCGGCGCCGGCGGCGAATCGGCGAGCTGGAACAGCAAGGCCTTCACCATCCAGACCTCGACCAACGGCAGCACCTGGAGCACGCCGGTGTCGGTGACGGCCAACACCGGCAACACCTCGACCCACGCGATCACCGCGACTTCGGCGCGCTACATCAAGCTCAACGTGACCACGCCGACGCAGAACACCGATCCGGCGACGCGGATTTACGAGTTCGAGGTGCGTTGA
- a CDS encoding DUF2007 domain-containing protein has translation MRVVYEAAHLIDAHLVRHALEAAEIPVFLRGEALIGGMGELPLFGAVQVCVPDAAWPQADEVVQALALGDPPAEPEPHAAMPPPAWLPA, from the coding sequence ATGCGAGTCGTCTACGAAGCCGCCCACCTGATCGACGCCCATCTGGTCCGCCATGCGCTGGAAGCCGCCGAGATTCCGGTGTTCCTGCGCGGCGAGGCCTTGATCGGCGGAATGGGCGAGCTGCCGCTGTTCGGCGCGGTCCAGGTGTGCGTACCGGACGCGGCGTGGCCGCAGGCGGACGAGGTGGTCCAGGCGCTGGCCCTGGGCGACCCGCCGGCCGAGCCGGAGCCGCACGCGGCGATGCCGCCGCCGGCGTGGCTGCCGGCCTGA